One segment of Syngnathus scovelli strain Florida chromosome 6, RoL_Ssco_1.2, whole genome shotgun sequence DNA contains the following:
- the irf7 gene encoding interferon regulatory factor 7 isoform X2, whose translation MERPHKPPFASWLIEQVKSGQYEGLRYVAPNRIRIPWKHNSKSDCSDVDTKIFREWAVVSGKISVYPNNKAKWKTNFRCNLNNHEQHFKLIEDNSKTEDPHKIYEIINTKSGCLTEYFQCPTVQRNNFSDAIVKNAVPPLQVNPYLSYRNIDLEVSIHYKNRQMLKTLVNTARLQLHYFQEACENNSYPLCFPTTEGLRDCKQIEYTNRILNSIQRGLLLEVHESGIYGIRQDTCRMFASIEKPSMAQAHPKKLPQNTKMELFNFQKFCYELKQFKENKGGSPNYTITICFGEIFPDGKPLEKKLIVVQVVPLIFQNFHEMALSEGASSLNSANISLQLSHNSLYEFISSQLSPPTTEFSQ comes from the exons ATGGAACG CCCTCATAAACCACCATTTGCCAGCTGGCTCATAGAGCAAGTGAAATCAGGCCAGTATGAGGGTCTGCGCTACGTCGCTCCAAACAGAATCCGAATTCCCTGGAAGCACAACTCCAAAAGTGACTGCAGTGATGTCGACACTAAAATCTTTCGT GAATGGGCAGTTGTCAGTGGTAAAATCAGTGTTTACCCGAATAATAAGGCCAAATGGAAAACCAACTTTCGTTGTAACCTGAACAACCACGAGCAGCACTTCAAATTGATTGAAGATAACTCCAAGACTGAAGACCCTCATAAAATCTATGAGATTATCAACACTAAGA GCGGGTGTTTAACAGAATATTTCCAATGTCCAACCGTCCAGAGAAACAATTTCAGTGATGCAATTGTTAAGAATGCTGTTCCTCCTTTACAAG TAAATCCATACCTATCTTATAGGAACATTGACTTAGAGGTCTCCATCCATTACAAAAATAGACAAATGTTAAAGACTCTAGTGAACACAGCCCGTCTCCAACTCCACTACTTCCAAGAAGCTTGTGAGAACAACTCCTACCCTCTCTGCTTTCCCACCACTGAAGGCCTGAGGGACTGCAAACAG ATTGAGTACACCAACCGCATCCTCAACAGCATCCAGAGAGGTCTACTTCTTGAAGTCCATGAGTCTGGCATTTATGGAATCAGGCAGGACACTTGCCGCATGTTTGCTAGCATTGAGAAACCCAGCATGGCTCAAGCGCACCCGAAAAAATTACCCCAAAACACTAAAATGGAGCTCTTTAATTTTCAAAAGTTTTGTTATG AACTAAAGCAGTTTAAGGAGAACAAGGGAGGCTCACCTAACTATACCATCACAATATGTTTTGGAGAGATATTCCCGGATGGCAAACCACTAGAGAAGAAGCTCATAGTAGTCCAG GTggtcccgctgatcttccaaaaCTTTCATGAGATGGCCCTGAGTGAGGGAGCTTCTTCTCTCAACAGCGCCAACATCAGCCTCCAATTGTCACACAACAGTTTATATGAGTTTATTTCTTCTCAACTAAGCCCACCGACAACTGAGTTCAGCCAATAG
- the irf7 gene encoding interferon regulatory factor 7 isoform X1: protein MERPHKPPFASWLIEQVKSGQYEGLRYVAPNRIRIPWKHNSKSDCSDVDTKIFREWAVVSGKISVYPNNKAKWKTNFRCNLNNHEQHFKLIEDNSKTEDPHKIYEIINTKSIEENKHFNAVFVSKQQQFANNSIALKPGYHLFGGCLTEYFQCPTVQRNNFSDAIVKNAVPPLQVNPYLSYRNIDLEVSIHYKNRQMLKTLVNTARLQLHYFQEACENNSYPLCFPTTEGLRDCKQIEYTNRILNSIQRGLLLEVHESGIYGIRQDTCRMFASIEKPSMAQAHPKKLPQNTKMELFNFQKFCYELKQFKENKGGSPNYTITICFGEIFPDGKPLEKKLIVVQVVPLIFQNFHEMALSEGASSLNSANISLQLSHNSLYEFISSQLSPPTTEFSQ from the exons ATGGAACG CCCTCATAAACCACCATTTGCCAGCTGGCTCATAGAGCAAGTGAAATCAGGCCAGTATGAGGGTCTGCGCTACGTCGCTCCAAACAGAATCCGAATTCCCTGGAAGCACAACTCCAAAAGTGACTGCAGTGATGTCGACACTAAAATCTTTCGT GAATGGGCAGTTGTCAGTGGTAAAATCAGTGTTTACCCGAATAATAAGGCCAAATGGAAAACCAACTTTCGTTGTAACCTGAACAACCACGAGCAGCACTTCAAATTGATTGAAGATAACTCCAAGACTGAAGACCCTCATAAAATCTATGAGATTATCAACACTAAGA gcatagaagaaaataaacacttcAATGCTGTTTTTGTCTCCAAACAGCAACAATTTGCGAATAACTCTATAGCCTTAAAGCCTGGTTATCATCTGTTTG GCGGGTGTTTAACAGAATATTTCCAATGTCCAACCGTCCAGAGAAACAATTTCAGTGATGCAATTGTTAAGAATGCTGTTCCTCCTTTACAAG TAAATCCATACCTATCTTATAGGAACATTGACTTAGAGGTCTCCATCCATTACAAAAATAGACAAATGTTAAAGACTCTAGTGAACACAGCCCGTCTCCAACTCCACTACTTCCAAGAAGCTTGTGAGAACAACTCCTACCCTCTCTGCTTTCCCACCACTGAAGGCCTGAGGGACTGCAAACAG ATTGAGTACACCAACCGCATCCTCAACAGCATCCAGAGAGGTCTACTTCTTGAAGTCCATGAGTCTGGCATTTATGGAATCAGGCAGGACACTTGCCGCATGTTTGCTAGCATTGAGAAACCCAGCATGGCTCAAGCGCACCCGAAAAAATTACCCCAAAACACTAAAATGGAGCTCTTTAATTTTCAAAAGTTTTGTTATG AACTAAAGCAGTTTAAGGAGAACAAGGGAGGCTCACCTAACTATACCATCACAATATGTTTTGGAGAGATATTCCCGGATGGCAAACCACTAGAGAAGAAGCTCATAGTAGTCCAG GTggtcccgctgatcttccaaaaCTTTCATGAGATGGCCCTGAGTGAGGGAGCTTCTTCTCTCAACAGCGCCAACATCAGCCTCCAATTGTCACACAACAGTTTATATGAGTTTATTTCTTCTCAACTAAGCCCACCGACAACTGAGTTCAGCCAATAG
- the irf7 gene encoding interferon regulatory factor 7 isoform X3, producing the protein MFLLSPHKPPFASWLIEQVKSGQYEGLRYVAPNRIRIPWKHNSKSDCSDVDTKIFREWAVVSGKISVYPNNKAKWKTNFRCNLNNHEQHFKLIEDNSKTEDPHKIYEIINTKSIEENKHFNAVFVSKQQQFANNSIALKPGYHLFGGCLTEYFQCPTVQRNNFSDAIVKNAVPPLQVNPYLSYRNIDLEVSIHYKNRQMLKTLVNTARLQLHYFQEACENNSYPLCFPTTEGLRDCKQIEYTNRILNSIQRGLLLEVHESGIYGIRQDTCRMFASIEKPSMAQAHPKKLPQNTKMELFNFQKFCYELKQFKENKGGSPNYTITICFGEIFPDGKPLEKKLIVVQVVPLIFQNFHEMALSEGASSLNSANISLQLSHNSLYEFISSQLSPPTTEFSQ; encoded by the exons ATGTTTCTTCTCAGCCCTCATAAACCACCATTTGCCAGCTGGCTCATAGAGCAAGTGAAATCAGGCCAGTATGAGGGTCTGCGCTACGTCGCTCCAAACAGAATCCGAATTCCCTGGAAGCACAACTCCAAAAGTGACTGCAGTGATGTCGACACTAAAATCTTTCGT GAATGGGCAGTTGTCAGTGGTAAAATCAGTGTTTACCCGAATAATAAGGCCAAATGGAAAACCAACTTTCGTTGTAACCTGAACAACCACGAGCAGCACTTCAAATTGATTGAAGATAACTCCAAGACTGAAGACCCTCATAAAATCTATGAGATTATCAACACTAAGA gcatagaagaaaataaacacttcAATGCTGTTTTTGTCTCCAAACAGCAACAATTTGCGAATAACTCTATAGCCTTAAAGCCTGGTTATCATCTGTTTG GCGGGTGTTTAACAGAATATTTCCAATGTCCAACCGTCCAGAGAAACAATTTCAGTGATGCAATTGTTAAGAATGCTGTTCCTCCTTTACAAG TAAATCCATACCTATCTTATAGGAACATTGACTTAGAGGTCTCCATCCATTACAAAAATAGACAAATGTTAAAGACTCTAGTGAACACAGCCCGTCTCCAACTCCACTACTTCCAAGAAGCTTGTGAGAACAACTCCTACCCTCTCTGCTTTCCCACCACTGAAGGCCTGAGGGACTGCAAACAG ATTGAGTACACCAACCGCATCCTCAACAGCATCCAGAGAGGTCTACTTCTTGAAGTCCATGAGTCTGGCATTTATGGAATCAGGCAGGACACTTGCCGCATGTTTGCTAGCATTGAGAAACCCAGCATGGCTCAAGCGCACCCGAAAAAATTACCCCAAAACACTAAAATGGAGCTCTTTAATTTTCAAAAGTTTTGTTATG AACTAAAGCAGTTTAAGGAGAACAAGGGAGGCTCACCTAACTATACCATCACAATATGTTTTGGAGAGATATTCCCGGATGGCAAACCACTAGAGAAGAAGCTCATAGTAGTCCAG GTggtcccgctgatcttccaaaaCTTTCATGAGATGGCCCTGAGTGAGGGAGCTTCTTCTCTCAACAGCGCCAACATCAGCCTCCAATTGTCACACAACAGTTTATATGAGTTTATTTCTTCTCAACTAAGCCCACCGACAACTGAGTTCAGCCAATAG
- the ascl1b gene encoding achaete-scute homolog 1b: protein MATITTTQTAFSFALTERRSGLSVHAGAQDCSLPTAHEQNRSKVLKRQRSNSPELLRCKRRLSFNGLGYSIPQQQPVAVARRNERERNRVKQVNMGFQTLRQHVPNGAANKKMSKVETLRSAVEYIRALQQLLDEHDAVSAAFQCGLPSPTLSNTYSADPESPHSTYSSDEPLSSEEQELLDFTTWFDRY from the coding sequence ATGGCAACCATCACCACCACGCAGACCGCCTTCTCCTTCGCGCTCACTGAGAGACGATCCGGCTTGAGCGTGCACGCCGGGGCTCAGGATTGCTCGCTCCCGACCGCGCACGAGCAGAACCGTAGCAAGGTGCTGAAAAGACAGCGCTCCAACTCGCCGGAGCTTCTGCGCTGCAAACGGCGCCTGAGCTTCAACGGCCTGGGCTACTCCATCCCGCAGCAGCAGCCCGTGGCCGTGGCTCGGCGAAACGAACGGGAGCGGAACCGGGTTAAGCAGGTCAACATGGGCTTCCAAACGCTGCGCCAGCACGTGCCCAACGGGGCCGCCAACaagaagatgagcaaggtggagACCCTGCGCTCCGCGGTGGAGTACATCCGAGCTTTACAGCAGCTTTTAGACGAGCACGACGCGGTGTCGGCGGCGTTCCAGTGCGGGCTGCCCTCGCCGACGCTTTCCAACACCTACTCGGCCGACCCGGAGTCGCCCCACTCCACGTACTCGTCCGACGAGCCTCTGAGCTCCGAAGAGCAGGAGTTGTTGGACTTCACCACCTGGTTCGACCGCTACTGA